One Candidatus Binatia bacterium DNA segment encodes these proteins:
- the argF gene encoding ornithine carbamoyltransferase has protein sequence MKRDFLSFADFGRGELEEILHLAARLKGDLKAGKQPALLAGKSLAMIFEKPSLRTRVTFEIGMGQLGGRPVYLTPQDIQLGQRESVADIARNLERWVDLIMARTYFHTTLVELARHAGVPVINGLSDRLHPCQVLADCFTLIEKRGRLDGLRIAFVGDANNVANSWIDAAAKFHFEFILASPPGYEPDALTLEAARAAGARVTVTHDAAAAARGAEVFYTDVWTSMGQESETEKRRRDFADYQINASLLQLGSPDAVVMHCLPAHRGEEITDDVIEGPHSIVFDQAENRLHIQKAIMVWLSDKVKTHR, from the coding sequence ATGAAGCGCGACTTCCTGAGTTTTGCCGACTTCGGCCGCGGCGAGCTGGAGGAGATCCTGCATCTTGCGGCGCGGCTCAAAGGCGACCTCAAGGCGGGCAAGCAGCCGGCGCTGCTGGCCGGCAAATCGCTGGCGATGATTTTCGAGAAGCCGAGCCTGCGTACCCGCGTGACGTTCGAGATCGGCATGGGCCAGCTCGGCGGTAGGCCGGTCTATCTGACGCCGCAAGACATCCAGTTGGGCCAACGGGAATCGGTTGCGGATATCGCACGCAACCTGGAACGCTGGGTGGACTTGATCATGGCCCGCACCTATTTCCACACCACGCTGGTCGAACTGGCGCGGCATGCGGGCGTGCCGGTCATCAACGGACTCTCCGATCGCCTTCATCCGTGTCAGGTACTGGCCGATTGCTTCACCTTGATCGAGAAGCGCGGGCGGCTGGACGGTTTGCGCATCGCCTTCGTCGGCGACGCCAACAATGTCGCCAACTCCTGGATTGACGCGGCCGCCAAGTTTCATTTCGAGTTCATCTTGGCATCGCCGCCGGGGTACGAGCCCGATGCACTCACCCTGGAAGCTGCACGCGCCGCCGGCGCGCGAGTGACCGTCACCCACGATGCCGCGGCGGCGGCACGCGGGGCGGAGGTATTCTATACCGACGTGTGGACCAGCATGGGCCAGGAGAGTGAGACCGAGAAGCGACGCCGGGACTTTGCCGACTACCAGATCAATGCGTCCTTGTTGCAACTCGGGAGCCCCGATGCGGTCGTCATGCACTGCCTGCCGGCACACCGCGGCGAAGAGATCACCGACGACGTGATCGAAGGGCCGCACTCGATCGTTTTCGACCAGGCCGAGAACCGGCTGCACATCCAGAAGGCCATCATGGTCTGGCTCAGCGACAAGGTGAAGACACATCGATGA
- a CDS encoding type II toxin-antitoxin system prevent-host-death family antitoxin, translated as MITVTALEAKNRFGKLLDRVARGEEIVVTRHDKPVARMVPEGGRKLSAVRQGVAELRQLQGRIRARTKGRRSLSDAEVRSAIEEGRL; from the coding sequence ATGATCACCGTAACTGCATTGGAGGCAAAGAACCGGTTCGGCAAGCTACTCGACCGCGTGGCGCGCGGAGAGGAGATCGTTGTGACTCGCCATGACAAGCCGGTTGCGAGAATGGTTCCCGAGGGAGGACGAAAGCTGAGCGCGGTCCGGCAGGGCGTTGCCGAGCTGCGGCAGCTCCAGGGACGGATCAGAGCGCGCACGAAGGGCAGGCGCTCGCTTTCCGACGCGGAGGTCCGGTCGGCAATCGAAGAAGGCCGGCTGTGA
- a CDS encoding acetylornithine transaminase — MTNEEIIARNNRYLFPLYPRAPIALVRGQGCRVWDADGKEYLDFFASTVVASLGHSHPSVTRAIVEQAQKILHVSNLHHSEPQALLAESLCTHSFADRVFLCNSGAEANEAAIKLARKYGAEHGDGRFEILTALGSFHGRTIATITATGQEKVRLGFQPLPEGFRYFPYNDVEALEAAISARTIAVMIEPLQGEGGIVVPHPDYLRRVRGLCDRYGLLLILDEVQTGMGRLGTLFAYEQSGITPDIMTLAKGLGAGVPIGAMLATDKLAVSFTTGAHGSTFGGNALTCAVAVAVMRVLIEEGVLANCRVQGDYLRARLRELQMRSPRIRDVRGEGLLVGVELDGPGAPVVDACRHAGLLINCTAEKVLRFSPPLIVAQYEIDRALDIVDRVLKQ; from the coding sequence ATGACCAACGAAGAGATCATCGCGCGGAACAACCGATACTTGTTCCCGCTCTATCCTCGTGCGCCAATCGCACTCGTACGCGGCCAGGGCTGCCGGGTGTGGGATGCGGACGGGAAAGAGTATCTCGACTTCTTCGCCAGCACGGTGGTGGCTTCGCTCGGCCATTCCCATCCCAGCGTGACCCGTGCCATCGTGGAGCAAGCGCAAAAGATCCTGCACGTGTCCAACCTGCATCACAGCGAGCCGCAAGCGCTACTGGCGGAGTCGCTGTGCACGCATTCCTTTGCTGACCGGGTCTTCCTCTGCAACAGCGGCGCCGAGGCCAACGAGGCCGCGATCAAGCTGGCCCGCAAGTACGGCGCTGAGCACGGTGACGGACGCTTCGAGATCCTCACGGCGCTGGGCTCGTTCCACGGCCGCACCATCGCCACCATCACCGCCACGGGCCAGGAAAAGGTCCGGCTGGGCTTCCAACCGCTGCCGGAAGGCTTTCGCTATTTTCCCTACAACGATGTCGAGGCGCTCGAAGCGGCGATCTCGGCACGCACGATTGCGGTGATGATCGAACCGCTGCAAGGCGAGGGCGGCATCGTCGTTCCCCACCCGGACTACCTGCGGCGCGTGCGTGGGCTGTGCGATCGCTACGGCTTGCTGCTCATTCTGGACGAGGTGCAAACCGGCATGGGCCGCTTGGGCACGCTGTTCGCCTACGAGCAGAGCGGTATCACGCCGGATATCATGACCCTGGCCAAAGGTCTCGGCGCCGGGGTGCCGATCGGGGCCATGCTGGCGACGGATAAGCTCGCGGTCAGTTTCACCACCGGCGCCCACGGCTCCACGTTTGGTGGCAACGCCCTCACCTGTGCGGTGGCCGTGGCGGTGATGCGCGTCCTCATCGAAGAAGGGGTACTGGCGAATTGCCGGGTCCAAGGCGACTACCTGCGTGCCCGCTTGCGGGAGTTGCAGATGCGGTCGCCGCGCATCCGCGACGTACGCGGGGAAGGCCTGCTGGTAGGCGTCGAGCTCGATGGGCCGGGGGCCCCGGTGGTCGATGCCTGCCGCCATGCCGGCCTGCTCATCAACTGCACGGCGGAGAAGGTGCTACGCTTCTCTCCGCCGTTGATCGTGGCACAGTATGAGATCGACCGTGCCCTCGACATCGTCGACCGCGTGCTGAAACAATGA
- the hslV gene encoding ATP-dependent protease subunit HslV, producing the protein MTQAHEPDRTIRSTTILALRHKGKVVMAGDGQVSMGGTVMKRTARKVRRIYNGKVIAGFAGASADAFSLFDKFEKQLEQHGGNLRRAAVELAKDWRTDRVLRRLEALLIAADHDALLVLSGSGDVIEPDDNVIAIGSGGNYALAAARVLMRHTDLDARTIAEEAMREAAAICVYTNDQLVIDEL; encoded by the coding sequence ATGACACAAGCACACGAGCCGGACCGGACCATTCGCAGCACCACCATCCTGGCCTTGCGCCATAAGGGCAAGGTGGTCATGGCCGGTGACGGCCAGGTCAGCATGGGCGGCACGGTGATGAAACGCACCGCCCGCAAGGTCCGTCGTATCTATAACGGCAAGGTGATTGCCGGCTTCGCCGGTGCCAGCGCCGACGCCTTCAGTCTGTTCGACAAGTTCGAGAAACAGCTGGAGCAGCATGGCGGCAACCTGCGGCGCGCCGCCGTCGAGCTGGCGAAGGACTGGCGCACGGACAGGGTGCTCAGGCGGCTGGAGGCCTTGCTGATTGCCGCCGATCACGACGCCTTGCTGGTGCTCTCCGGCAGCGGCGACGTCATCGAGCCGGATGACAACGTCATCGCCATCGGTTCCGGAGGCAACTACGCGCTGGCCGCGGCGCGGGTGTTGATGAGGCACACCGACCTCGACGCGCGCACCATAGCCGAAGAGGCCATGCGGGAGGCCGCCGCGATCTGCGTCTATACCAACGATCAGTTGGTCATCGACGAGCTGTAA
- a CDS encoding argininosuccinate synthase, giving the protein MTDNPKKIVLAYSGGLDTSVILRWLIDTYGAEIIAFCADLGQGEELTPVEGKAKAGGASKVYIEDLREEFARDFVFPMLRANAVYEGTYLLGTSIARPLIAKRQVEIAAAEGADAVAHGATGKGNDQVRFELTYYALQPDIRVIAPWRIWDLNSRSKLITFAESRGIPIPVTAEKPYSSDRNLLHISYEGGILEDPWREPHDDMFLLTVSPEKAPDKPEYVEIDFEAGNPVAVNGDRLSPAALVARLNTIGGRHGIGRVDLVENRYVGMKSRGVYETPGGTIIHVAHRALESLTLDREVLHLRDSLIPRYAEMVYYGYWFSPERRMLQTAFDEAQRPVGGTVRLKLYKGNIIIAGRKSPRSLYRPDIATFEEDAVYQQADAEGFIRLNALRLRIQARVEKKA; this is encoded by the coding sequence ATGACTGACAACCCGAAGAAGATCGTTCTCGCCTATTCCGGCGGCCTCGACACCTCGGTGATCCTCCGGTGGCTGATCGATACGTACGGCGCCGAGATCATCGCCTTCTGCGCCGACCTCGGCCAGGGGGAAGAGCTGACACCAGTGGAAGGTAAGGCCAAGGCCGGCGGCGCCAGCAAGGTCTACATCGAGGACCTGCGTGAGGAGTTTGCCCGGGACTTCGTCTTCCCCATGCTGCGGGCCAACGCGGTCTACGAAGGCACGTATTTGCTGGGCACCTCCATTGCGCGGCCCCTGATCGCGAAACGCCAGGTCGAGATTGCCGCGGCGGAAGGCGCCGACGCCGTGGCGCATGGCGCCACCGGGAAGGGCAACGATCAGGTGCGCTTCGAGTTGACGTATTACGCCTTGCAGCCCGACATTCGCGTCATCGCCCCCTGGCGTATATGGGATCTGAACTCACGCTCGAAGCTGATCACCTTTGCGGAAAGCAGAGGTATTCCGATTCCGGTGACGGCGGAGAAGCCGTACAGCTCGGACCGCAACCTGCTGCACATCAGTTATGAAGGCGGGATTCTCGAGGACCCGTGGCGCGAGCCGCACGACGACATGTTCCTGCTGACCGTCTCGCCGGAAAAGGCGCCGGACAAACCCGAGTACGTTGAGATCGACTTTGAAGCCGGCAATCCCGTCGCCGTCAATGGTGATCGTCTGTCGCCCGCGGCGCTGGTGGCGCGGTTGAATACCATCGGCGGCCGACACGGTATCGGGCGCGTGGACCTGGTCGAGAACCGCTACGTCGGCATGAAGTCGCGCGGCGTGTACGAGACCCCTGGCGGCACGATCATACACGTGGCCCATCGGGCGTTGGAGTCGCTGACGCTGGATCGTGAAGTCCTGCACCTGCGCGATTCCCTCATCCCGCGCTACGCCGAGATGGTGTACTACGGGTACTGGTTCTCACCTGAACGGCGCATGCTGCAGACCGCGTTCGACGAGGCGCAGCGCCCGGTTGGCGGCACCGTGCGCCTGAAGCTGTACAAAGGCAACATCATCATTGCGGGGCGCAAGTCGCCGCGTTCGCTGTATCGTCCGGACATCGCAACCTTTGAAGAGGACGCCGTTTATCAACAAGCCGATGCGGAAGGCTTCATTCGGCTCAACGCACTGCGCTTGAGGATCCAGGCGCGGGTGGAGAAGAAGGCCTGA
- a CDS encoding AsmA-like C-terminal region-containing protein → MGKLGWAAIVVVLVGVVLVAVAALSLSRIIAHNRDGILRQAGLIVGRDVAADRIALSLWGGIGVRVDHIRVADDPQFSTSDFARAEAVIAHAKLLPLLRGRLEVDRFDLRQPEVHLIRDTAGRWNYQSIGRPTPSTNSEPSSKPAAAGVSPEQLPFILGRANIEAGSLSVTDRSQNPAPTTTIRQLDLTVGDIGDAAPVHFKLTAALQADTQNVHVQGAVGPWANPAAIPLQLDGSLGPFGPQKIGIEALHLDAVLTPGSLQVSQLDGHAFDGSVKLSGQVPLRGDGEMTLKGELTKIAIAELLRLSSGDAPLQIQGTGSLQLNLHAAGMSPEAIRSSLRGQVAGDIQDAVIKNFNLVNDVLGRLTDLPKIGELVSRNVKPKYSRLFSEPDMRFQTLHATFQIADQRMRTDDLAIVATDYGARAAGWIDFEGETDLLGTLSMSKAFSRDVVADIREAKYLLDEGEQLAFPFRLRGKLGAAKPQPDTRYLLSRLAQGIVPGGVTGLLGKLLGATPGPAGKPKPDEPGTPLEQKLRKLFGR, encoded by the coding sequence ATGGGCAAACTTGGTTGGGCTGCGATTGTGGTCGTCTTGGTGGGGGTGGTGCTCGTGGCCGTGGCCGCTCTGTCGCTCAGCCGCATCATCGCCCACAACCGCGACGGCATCCTCCGGCAGGCAGGCTTGATCGTCGGACGTGATGTCGCCGCCGACCGCATCGCGCTGAGCCTGTGGGGCGGCATCGGCGTACGGGTCGATCACATCCGCGTCGCCGATGACCCGCAGTTCAGCACCTCTGATTTCGCGCGGGCCGAGGCGGTGATTGCCCACGCCAAGCTGTTGCCGCTGTTACGTGGACGCCTGGAAGTTGACCGCTTCGATCTCCGACAACCAGAGGTTCATCTGATCCGGGATACCGCCGGCCGCTGGAACTATCAGAGCATCGGCCGTCCCACACCGAGCACCAACTCTGAGCCCAGCAGCAAGCCGGCAGCCGCCGGCGTGTCGCCGGAGCAGCTTCCCTTCATTCTCGGCCGGGCCAACATCGAGGCAGGCAGTCTCTCCGTCACCGACCGCAGCCAGAACCCCGCGCCAACGACGACCATCAGGCAGCTCGATCTCACTGTTGGCGATATCGGCGACGCCGCGCCGGTCCACTTCAAGCTCACGGCTGCCTTGCAGGCAGATACCCAAAACGTCCACGTGCAGGGAGCTGTCGGTCCTTGGGCCAACCCAGCCGCGATTCCACTCCAACTCGACGGCTCCCTCGGCCCCTTTGGCCCTCAGAAGATTGGCATCGAGGCGCTACATCTCGATGCCGTACTCACGCCGGGGAGCCTGCAGGTTTCCCAACTCGATGGCCACGCCTTCGACGGCTCCGTCAAACTCTCGGGACAGGTTCCGCTACGCGGGGACGGCGAAATGACGCTGAAGGGAGAGCTGACGAAGATCGCCATCGCTGAGCTGCTGCGGCTCAGCAGCGGAGATGCGCCGCTGCAGATCCAGGGAACAGGTTCCCTGCAACTGAATCTTCACGCCGCAGGCATGTCACCCGAGGCGATTCGTTCCAGTCTCCGGGGCCAGGTTGCCGGCGACATCCAGGATGCCGTCATCAAAAACTTCAACCTGGTCAATGATGTTCTGGGCCGCCTCACCGATCTGCCGAAGATTGGAGAACTGGTGTCCCGCAACGTCAAACCGAAATACTCCCGGCTATTCTCAGAACCCGACATGCGATTCCAAACCCTCCACGCCACCTTTCAGATCGCCGACCAACGGATGCGCACGGACGATCTCGCCATCGTCGCCACCGACTACGGGGCACGTGCCGCTGGCTGGATCGACTTTGAGGGAGAGACGGATCTTTTGGGAACGCTCTCGATGTCGAAAGCGTTCAGTCGTGATGTGGTCGCTGACATCAGGGAAGCGAAATACCTCCTCGACGAGGGCGAGCAACTTGCCTTCCCCTTCCGTCTGCGCGGCAAGCTCGGCGCGGCCAAGCCGCAGCCAGACACCCGCTACTTGCTCTCGCGGCTGGCTCAGGGGATCGTCCCCGGAGGCGTGACAGGACTGCTGGGGAAACTACTCGGCGCAACACCAGGGCCCGCAGGGAAGCCGAAGCCCGACGAACCAGGGACCCCACTCGAGCAAAAACTGCGCAAACTATTTGGCCGGTGA
- a CDS encoding type II toxin-antitoxin system VapC family toxin has product MTQDFIVDASIGVAWVHPAQATSGSQALLQALCDGAVVQAPALWPLETANALLVLVRRGKLTEEERGTALAALAQLSVALDHEMASLAFTRLSELASRQGLSIYDAAYLELALRKKLPLACKDGPLRAAAKRCRVKLL; this is encoded by the coding sequence GTGACCCAGGATTTCATCGTCGATGCCTCGATCGGCGTCGCTTGGGTGCATCCCGCGCAGGCCACGAGCGGCTCGCAAGCTCTCCTCCAAGCCCTCTGCGACGGGGCCGTAGTCCAGGCCCCCGCCCTGTGGCCGCTGGAGACCGCGAACGCGCTGCTCGTTCTCGTCCGCCGCGGCAAGCTCACCGAGGAGGAACGCGGAACGGCGCTCGCGGCCCTCGCGCAGCTCTCGGTTGCGCTCGATCACGAGATGGCCTCGCTCGCCTTCACCAGGCTGTCCGAGCTCGCGTCGCGGCAGGGACTGAGCATCTATGATGCGGCCTATCTGGAGCTTGCGCTACGAAAGAAACTCCCGCTCGCGTGTAAGGACGGCCCGCTGCGCGCAGCAGCCAAGCGGTGCCGCGTGAAGCTTTTGTAG
- a CDS encoding DUF933 domain-containing protein, translating to MKVGIAGFLRSGKTTVFNALTGQHAEVGGFTEPGKVHLGTIKVPDPRVDRLSAIFHPRKTTYAEIVFVDFPAPHLAGEEGRSSSALDTATLTQMRESDALVQVVRGVTDEVTDASPDPVRDLANFKSELLLADLGLIEKRLERLQKEKGKEHERALLERCKARLDEERPLRRVEWSAEDAVALAGFGFLSRRPLMVLLNVSEADVHAPVPSAVAAWLEAEGLTGLMLSGQIEMEIAGLEPDDRQAFLDDIGVKAPARDRFVTAAYELLDQISFLTSGEDEVRAWTIKRGTTAVKAAGKIHSDIERGFIRAEVMHYDDFIRYGSEAKCREAGKLRLEGKEYVVKDGDIIHFRFNV from the coding sequence ATGAAAGTTGGCATCGCGGGATTTCTCCGTAGCGGCAAGACCACAGTGTTCAACGCCCTGACCGGGCAGCACGCCGAGGTCGGTGGTTTTACCGAGCCCGGGAAGGTCCACCTCGGCACCATCAAGGTTCCCGACCCGCGCGTCGACCGGCTGAGCGCGATCTTTCATCCACGCAAAACGACGTACGCCGAGATCGTCTTTGTCGATTTCCCCGCCCCACATCTTGCGGGTGAGGAGGGGCGCAGCAGCAGTGCGCTGGACACCGCCACGCTTACGCAGATGCGCGAGAGCGACGCGCTGGTGCAGGTGGTGCGCGGCGTTACTGACGAAGTCACGGATGCGTCACCCGACCCCGTGCGCGACCTGGCGAACTTCAAGAGCGAGCTGTTGCTGGCCGACCTGGGATTGATCGAAAAGCGCCTGGAACGACTGCAAAAGGAAAAAGGCAAAGAGCACGAGCGGGCGCTGCTCGAGCGCTGCAAGGCGAGGCTCGATGAGGAACGGCCGTTGCGGCGCGTGGAATGGTCGGCCGAGGACGCGGTCGCGCTCGCCGGTTTCGGCTTTCTCTCCCGCCGGCCGCTCATGGTGCTGCTCAACGTCAGCGAGGCAGACGTGCATGCCCCCGTACCCAGTGCCGTTGCCGCGTGGCTCGAAGCCGAGGGGCTCACTGGACTGATGCTGTCGGGACAAATCGAGATGGAGATCGCTGGGCTGGAGCCGGACGACCGCCAGGCGTTCCTCGATGACATCGGGGTGAAGGCACCGGCACGCGACCGTTTCGTCACCGCGGCATACGAGCTCCTCGACCAAATCAGCTTCCTCACCAGCGGCGAAGACGAGGTGCGTGCCTGGACCATCAAGCGCGGCACCACCGCGGTCAAGGCGGCCGGGAAGATCCACAGCGACATCGAGCGTGGTTTCATCCGCGCTGAGGTCATGCACTACGATGATTTCATCCGCTACGGCAGCGAAGCCAAGTGCCGCGAGGCCGGCAAGCTTCGCCTCGAAGGCAAGGAGTACGTTGTCAAGGACGGCGACATCATCCATTTCCGTTTCAACGTGTGA
- the hslU gene encoding ATP-dependent protease ATPase subunit HslU produces MSQMTPREIVSELDRYIVGQRDAKRAVAVALRNRWRRQQVPEELREEIAPKNIIMIGPTGVGKTEISRRLAKLAQAPFLKVEASKFTEVGYVGRDVESMVRDITDLAVKMVKDEEQEKVRLRACELAEERVLDLLLPPVQVAERRVQAIGEQLPPAGPMEESTAATRDKLRRMLREGQLDDRVVELEVSKAAMPMVEVFTPQGMEEMEFHLKDLFSNLMPKKTKKQRVHIPEALDTLTQEEANKLVDMEVVTKEAVRRVEQSGIIFIDEIDKIAGREGALGPDVSRQGVQRDLLPIVEGSTVSTKYGMVRTDHVLFIASGAFHMTKPSDLIPEFQGRFPIRVELEPLTREDFVRILTEPQNALIKQYVALMATEGVRLTFTDDAIVEIAAIAAEVNQNTENIGARRLHTVMERLLESLSFEAPEMGGREVVIDAQQVHTKLDDIVKNEDLSRYIL; encoded by the coding sequence ATGAGCCAGATGACACCTCGGGAGATCGTTTCAGAGCTGGACCGCTATATCGTCGGTCAGCGCGACGCCAAACGCGCGGTCGCCGTGGCGCTGCGCAACCGCTGGCGGCGGCAGCAGGTGCCGGAAGAGTTGCGCGAAGAGATTGCGCCGAAGAACATTATCATGATCGGTCCTACGGGCGTGGGAAAGACGGAGATCTCGCGCCGGTTGGCGAAACTCGCACAGGCGCCGTTTCTGAAGGTGGAGGCGTCGAAGTTCACCGAGGTTGGGTACGTGGGACGCGACGTCGAATCGATGGTTCGCGACATCACGGACCTGGCCGTCAAGATGGTGAAGGACGAGGAGCAGGAGAAGGTGAGGCTGCGGGCATGCGAGCTGGCCGAGGAGCGCGTGCTCGATCTACTGCTGCCACCCGTGCAGGTTGCCGAGCGCCGCGTTCAGGCCATCGGCGAGCAACTGCCTCCCGCCGGGCCAATGGAGGAGTCGACGGCCGCGACCCGCGACAAACTGCGCCGCATGCTGCGCGAGGGGCAGCTTGATGACCGTGTGGTGGAGCTGGAAGTCAGTAAAGCCGCGATGCCGATGGTCGAGGTGTTTACCCCCCAAGGCATGGAGGAGATGGAGTTCCACCTGAAGGACCTGTTTTCCAATCTGATGCCGAAGAAGACCAAGAAACAGCGGGTCCACATTCCGGAGGCCTTGGACACCCTGACACAGGAAGAAGCGAACAAGTTGGTGGACATGGAAGTGGTGACCAAGGAGGCCGTCCGTCGCGTCGAGCAGTCGGGCATCATCTTCATCGACGAGATCGACAAGATTGCCGGCCGCGAAGGTGCACTCGGCCCGGACGTGTCACGCCAGGGCGTTCAGCGCGATCTGCTGCCGATCGTGGAGGGCAGTACCGTCAGCACCAAGTACGGCATGGTACGCACCGACCACGTTCTGTTCATCGCCTCGGGCGCCTTTCACATGACCAAGCCTTCCGACCTGATCCCGGAGTTCCAAGGCCGCTTCCCGATCCGCGTCGAGTTGGAACCGCTGACGCGCGAGGACTTCGTCCGCATCCTCACCGAGCCCCAGAACGCGCTGATCAAGCAGTACGTCGCCTTGATGGCCACTGAAGGAGTGCGGCTGACGTTCACCGACGACGCCATCGTGGAGATCGCCGCCATCGCCGCCGAGGTCAATCAGAATACGGAGAACATCGGCGCCCGGCGCCTGCACACGGTGATGGAACGCTTGCTGGAGTCGCTGTCGTTCGAAGCGCCGGAAATGGGCGGCCGTGAGGTGGTCATCGATGCACAGCAGGTACACACCAAACTCGACGACATCGTCAAGAACGAAGACCTGTCGCGCTACATTCTCTGA
- a CDS encoding enoyl-CoA hydratase encodes MSYEHIRVTRDAGIVTLAFNRPETRNSMTPAMGEEVIRAVEEIRGDDSVRVVVLTGTGKAFSSGGNLGMIAQDTGARSDASAPSMLGSPREFYARFLTIRNLPVPTIAAINGHAVGAGLCVALACDIRIAAADAKLGMTFTKLGLHPGMGATYFLPRLIGTARACELLFSGRVIDAIEGERLGLINHVVPRDELDKAVHSLAREIAAAAPVAVRLVKKSIYRGVQHTLEDMLDYEALNQGLTFTTADAREGVTAMMEKREPKFQGR; translated from the coding sequence ATGAGCTATGAGCACATCCGCGTCACCCGGGACGCCGGCATTGTCACACTGGCGTTCAACCGGCCCGAGACGCGCAATTCCATGACGCCGGCGATGGGCGAAGAAGTCATTCGCGCCGTCGAGGAAATCCGCGGCGATGACTCGGTTCGCGTCGTCGTCCTCACCGGGACCGGAAAGGCTTTTAGCTCCGGAGGCAACCTCGGCATGATCGCCCAAGACACGGGCGCCCGTTCCGACGCCAGCGCTCCCAGCATGCTGGGCTCGCCTCGCGAGTTCTATGCCCGCTTCCTGACGATTCGCAATCTGCCGGTGCCGACCATCGCCGCCATCAACGGCCACGCCGTCGGTGCCGGCCTGTGCGTCGCGCTCGCCTGTGATATCCGCATCGCGGCGGCCGATGCCAAGCTGGGGATGACGTTCACCAAACTCGGTCTCCATCCCGGCATGGGCGCCACCTACTTCCTCCCGCGCTTGATCGGAACCGCCCGTGCCTGCGAACTGCTGTTCTCGGGCCGCGTGATTGATGCGATCGAAGGCGAACGGCTGGGGCTGATCAACCACGTGGTGCCGCGAGACGAGCTCGACAAGGCGGTGCACTCCCTCGCCCGGGAAATCGCCGCGGCGGCGCCGGTTGCCGTGCGCCTGGTAAAGAAATCGATCTACCGAGGGGTGCAGCACACGTTGGAGGATATGCTCGATTACGAGGCGCTCAACCAGGGCCTCACGTTCACCACGGCCGACGCCCGCGAGGGCGTCACGGCGATGATGGAGAAACGCGAGCCGAAGTTTCAGGGGAGGTAG
- a CDS encoding tyrosine recombinase XerC, whose protein sequence is MLTRIAEFKRALVVEENASPHTVRNYASDLRQLHAFLLQRRLGLNDAGDDIAPDRVDQVAIRGFMAALLRRNRKSSVGRKLSAAKGFFRYLLRCGVIERDPTAGLATPKKEQQLPVHLTVDDMFRLLEAPPRDTPVGLRDRALLEVLYSCGLRVSELIGLDWPDIDASLELVRVRGKGGKERLVPIGRKALAALAVYRGGLADLCPRRLRDDKAVYLNRRGSRLTTRSVARMVERYVVVSGLATKASPHALRHSFATHLLNAGADLRAIQELLGHATLSTTQKYTHVNLDQLMSVYDKAHPRA, encoded by the coding sequence ATGCTGACGCGGATCGCAGAATTCAAACGGGCGCTGGTGGTGGAGGAAAACGCCTCGCCGCACACCGTGCGCAACTACGCCAGCGACCTGCGCCAGCTGCACGCCTTCCTGCTCCAGCGCCGGCTCGGGCTGAACGACGCCGGTGACGACATCGCCCCGGATCGCGTCGATCAGGTGGCCATCCGTGGATTCATGGCTGCCTTGCTGCGCCGGAACCGCAAAAGCTCCGTCGGCCGCAAGTTGTCCGCGGCGAAAGGATTCTTCCGCTACCTGCTGCGCTGCGGTGTCATTGAGCGCGACCCAACGGCGGGACTGGCGACGCCGAAGAAGGAGCAGCAGCTTCCGGTGCATCTTACCGTCGACGACATGTTCCGGTTGCTGGAGGCGCCGCCCAGGGACACGCCCGTCGGGCTGCGTGACCGCGCGCTGCTCGAGGTGCTCTATTCCTGCGGCCTGCGCGTGAGCGAATTGATCGGGTTGGATTGGCCCGACATCGACGCCTCTCTCGAGCTCGTGCGTGTGCGCGGCAAAGGGGGCAAGGAACGCCTGGTGCCGATCGGGCGCAAAGCGCTGGCGGCGCTGGCCGTGTACCGGGGAGGTTTGGCTGATCTGTGCCCGCGCCGGTTGCGCGATGACAAGGCCGTGTACCTGAACCGGAGAGGCAGCCGACTGACGACGCGCAGCGTGGCGCGCATGGTGGAGCGCTACGTGGTCGTGAGCGGCCTGGCGACCAAGGCGAGCCCGCACGCGTTGCGGCACAGTTTTGCGACGCATCTGCTCAACGCCGGCGCCGATCTCCGCGCCATCCAGGAGCTGCTGGGGCACGCCACGCTGTCGACCACACAGAAGTATACCCACGTCAACCTCGATCAACTGATGAGCGTCTATGACAAGGCGCATCCAAGGGCGTGA